One segment of Coffea arabica cultivar ET-39 chromosome 7c, Coffea Arabica ET-39 HiFi, whole genome shotgun sequence DNA contains the following:
- the LOC113698559 gene encoding putative late blight resistance protein homolog R1B-16, protein MDIPSSSNTSSSDFALYDYLQSHCISSSTSASCFDLALDCLARVFPGCFAFREVEYLKNKVRLLKTFFLYVKMCRRRRNHEALLEHDQEHKDNTISCFRIQDVVIRMVHDLQSAYLLYKHSGESDFDILISAATRSRENIIFFLETDVKKSCSTIFFDCYSWADPRLVMDLIVSLSQTLEDFFSKEPTDIIRHKLMLLRNLIGFVTMRGVECKQLTDPLSQVAIVAARLFSVCQLDRYDKQVVNRMKSEISQLIHEKINPLDTQVREAYIDVLTASKKQSRSSCALALEENECPVVVQFVESLHHYLMDLLGYHASFQVPVKDHILKLHQGIRYLSTLLKQEEKLDDEMKDLLGLAVCDAGILIFSLSVNEIKEGLPRETYLRLFHLHKVLKYMMADLAHNYLVTSPYSSFSYRRSNELGCMDFFLEDLQELARCDEADDSNVVRLDRIQLVHKDLVFLRSVLENIKEQRFQNGKLQAFWSYVMEVVYKAELLIDSTLVGDKCEDSLDAIGRDINLLKIEALEIHNGQTQRVNKNSILIPSQLAAAIHNEDLVGLDDKVKTIIDQLTRGLKQLDVVPIVGMPGLGKTTLANKVYIASSVRSYFHVRGWCCVSQTYSKHSLFVQLLCSIHSKSPNEYLKMDENDLVQKLKQVLLRTRYLLILDDLWDVEAWNLLENSLPNDVNGSRILFTSRFQDLSLQFKPGSKPYHLCQLTDEESWALLQKKLFDKEGCPPKLSEVGYQIAKFCRGLPLTVVLVAGILATIAQDSWEEVAKSLSSIVLHDEYCMKTLELSYSHLPDYLKPCLLYFAAFQEDEVIDVRRLLWLWISEGFVQQTEGKSLEEAAYNYLMG, encoded by the coding sequence atggacATCCCCTCCAGCAGTAACACTAGTTCCTCTGATTTTGCTTTATACGACTATCTGCAATCGCATTGTATCTCCTCCAGCACTAGTGCTAGTTGCTTTGATCTCGCTTTAGATTGTCTTGCCAGGGTGTTTCCAGGGTGTTTTGCTTTCAGGGAAGTCGAGTACCTGAAGAATAAGGTAAGATTATTGAAAACCTTTTTTCTGTATGTCAAAATGTGTAGGAGGAGGAGGAACCATGAAGCGCTTTTGGAGCATGATCAGGAGCACAAAGATAATACTATATCTTGCTTCAGAATTCAAGATGTGGTTATCAGGATGGTTCATGATCTTCAGTCTGCTTATCTTCTATACAAACATTCTGGTGAGTCAGACTTTGACATCTTAATAAGTGCGGCAACCAGATCCCGGGAAAATATCATATTTTTTCTGGAGACAGATGTCAAGAAATCATGCAGCACCATCTTCTTCGACTGTTACTCATGGGCAGATCCACGACTAGTTATGGATCTTATTGTGTCCCTTTCACAGACTCTGGAGGACTTTTTTTCCAAGGAGCCAACGGATATCATTAGACACAAGCTAATGCTCTTAAGGAATCTCATTGGCTTTGTGACAATGCGAGGTGTTGAGTGTAAGCAATTGACAGATCCCTTGAGTCAAGTTGCAATTGTGGCTGCACGCCTATTTTCTGTATGTCAGCTTGACAGATATGATAAACAAGTGGTTAATCGAATGAAATCCGAAATTTCTCAGCTGATACATGAGAAGATAAATCCTCTTGATACTCAAGTCCGAGAAGCATACATAGATGTCCTGACAGCTTCAAAGAAACAATCAAGATCATCATGTGCTTTAGCCCTTGAGGAGAATGAGTGTCCAGTTGTAGTTCAATTTGTTGAGTCTCTCCACCATTATCTTATGGATCTACTGGGATACCATGCCAGTTTTCAGGTTCCAGTTAAGGATCATATTCTAAAACTCCATCAGGGAATAAGGTACTTGAGTACCCTTCTCAAGCAAGAGGAGAAACTAGATGATGAAATGAAGGATCTTCTTGGACTTGCAGTCTGTGATGCAGGAATTCTGATCTTCTCCCTTTCTGTCAATGAAATCAAAGAAGGCTTGCCCAGGGAAACATATCTTAGGCTGTTTCATTTGCACAAAGTTCTCAAGTATATGATGGCAGATCTTGCACACAATTATCTGGTAACATCACCATATTCATCATTTAGTTATCGTAGATCCAATGAGTTGGGCTGTATGGATTTTTTCCTAGAAGATCTCCAGGAACTAGCAAGGTGTGATGAGGCTGATGATTCAAATGTTGTCCGATTGGATAGAATCCAACTGGTCCACAAAGATCTCGTATTCTTAAGATCTGTCCTTGAGAATATCAAGGAGCAGCGCTTTCAGAATGGAAAACTCCAAGCTTTCTGGAGTTATGTTATGGAGGTTGTATATAAGGCAGAGTTATTGATTGACTCGACACTTGTTGGTGATAAATGTGAAGATTCTTTGGATGCTATTGGTAGAGATATCAATCTTCTGAAGATTGAAGCCCTGGAGATCCATAATGGTCAAACCCAGAGAGTTAACAAGAATTCCATTCTCATACCGTCACAACTTGCTGCCGCCATACACAATGAGGATCTCGTGGGTCTCGACGACAAGGTGAAAACTATCATTGATCAACTTACGAGAGGATTAAAGCAGTTGGATGTTGTTCCCATTGTGGGTATGCCTGGGCTTGGTAAGACCACATTAGCCAATAAAGTTTATATTGCTTCTTCAGTTAGGTCATATTTCCATGTTCGTGGCTGGTGTTGTGTTTCTCAAACATATAGCAAGCACAGTTTGTTTGTTCAACTTTTGTGTAGTATTCATTCTAAGAGTCCAAACGAATATCTTAAGATGGATGAAAATGATTTGGTTCAGAAGCTAAAGCAAGTTTTGCTGAGAACTAGGTATCTCCTCATTTTGGATGACTTGTGGGATGTTGAGGCATGGAATTTGTTGGAAAACTCATTGCCGAATGATGTCAATGGAAGCAGGATTCTTTTCACCAGCAGATTCCAGGATTTGTCTTTGCAATTTAAACCTGGTAGCAAGCCTTACCATCTCTGCCAACTTACTGATGAAGAGAGTTGGGCCTTGCTACAAAAAAAGCTATTTGACAAAGAAGGTTGTCCTCCAAAACTAAGTGAAGTTGGATATCAAATAGCAAAATTTTGTAGGGGCTTACCCCTCACAGTTGTCCTTGTTGCTGGAATTCTTGCTACTATTGCACAAGATAGCTGGGAAGAAGTTGCAAAAAGTCTAAGTTCTATTGTCCTTCATGATGAATACTGCATGAAGACACTTGAGCTGAGTTATAGTCATTTACCAGATTATTTGAAGCCATGCCTTCTATACTTTGCTGCATTTCAAGAAGATGAGGTTATTGATGTCCGAAGGTTGTTATGGCTTTGGATCTCTGAAGGATTCGTGCAACAGACTGAAGGAAAGAGCTTAGAGGAAGCGGCTTACAACTACTTGATGGGTTAA